A window of Bacteroidales bacterium contains these coding sequences:
- the pheS gene encoding phenylalanine--tRNA ligase subunit alpha — protein sequence MLDKITLLINEAKKFTSKNINEIEQFRIQFLGKKGEITQLFTEFKNIPKEQKKDFGQKLNELKNTVQNKIKELKTSLEGADLSQSETDLTMPGDAIPTGSRHPISKVRNEIIEIFTRLGYVVSEGPEIEDDWHVFSALNFPKEHPARDMQDTFFIEKDPDIMLRTHTSSVQVRVMEKQKPPIRTISPGRVFRNEAISARAHCIFHQIEGLYIDTNVSFADLKQTLLYFAKEMFGEETQIRLRPSFFPFTEPSGEMDITCKICRGKGCNVCKYTGWLEILGCGMVDPDVLKMCNIDSQKYTGFAFGMGIERIAMLKYEIKDLRLYFENDIRFLNQFKSVF from the coding sequence AAGCAAAAAAATTCACTTCAAAAAACATTAATGAAATTGAACAATTCAGAATACAGTTCTTGGGAAAAAAAGGAGAAATAACACAATTATTCACCGAATTTAAAAATATTCCTAAAGAACAGAAAAAAGATTTTGGACAGAAATTAAATGAATTAAAAAATACGGTTCAGAATAAAATCAAAGAATTAAAAACATCTCTTGAGGGAGCAGATCTATCTCAATCAGAAACTGACCTTACTATGCCTGGAGATGCTATCCCAACAGGTTCAAGGCATCCAATTTCAAAAGTAAGAAATGAAATTATTGAAATCTTTACAAGATTAGGATATGTTGTTTCAGAAGGTCCTGAAATAGAAGACGACTGGCATGTTTTTTCTGCACTGAATTTTCCAAAAGAACATCCCGCCAGGGATATGCAGGATACGTTTTTTATTGAAAAAGACCCAGATATTATGCTTCGTACCCACACATCTTCTGTACAGGTACGTGTAATGGAAAAACAAAAACCACCTATCAGAACTATTTCTCCGGGAAGGGTTTTCAGAAATGAAGCTATATCGGCGCGAGCACATTGTATTTTTCATCAAATTGAAGGATTATATATTGACACAAATGTTTCATTTGCCGACCTGAAACAAACTCTGCTTTATTTTGCAAAAGAAATGTTCGGTGAAGAAACGCAAATCAGGTTAAGACCTTCGTTTTTCCCATTTACAGAACCATCGGGAGAAATGGATATTACTTGTAAAATCTGCAGAGGAAAAGGTTGTAATGTCTGTAAATATACAGGTTGGCTTGAAATTCTTGGTTGTGGTATGGTTGACCCGGATGTTCTAAAAATGTGTAATATTGACAGTCAAAAATATACGGGTTTTGCATTTGGAATGGGTATTGAACGAATTGCAATGTTAAAATACGAAATTAAAGACCTTCGATTATATTTCGAAAATGATATCCGGTTCTTAAATCAGTTTAAATCAGTATTTTAA